The Girardinichthys multiradiatus isolate DD_20200921_A chromosome 7, DD_fGirMul_XY1, whole genome shotgun sequence region AAACAAAGACCGAGATAAattattttgcttctttttccatCTTTAATTTGTATTACAACCTTCACAACTCaattagaaaaacagaaatatcttAAAATTAGAAAGGTTCAGATAATGTGTTTGCATAAGTGTGCACACTCTTTCATAGCACCatacccacagtgaagcatggtgatggcagcatcatactttgGGACAGCTGGGATCTTAGTCAAGGTGGAGGGAATTAGGTCTGAAACAATTTATCGActattgaaataattgtcaactaatttagtaatcgttAACTGAAGTATACCgattctaaaacatgccatttgcttaAAGATCAACCCACTCCAACTTTCTCTGTTTCTGTATTCCTTTCCAAAACTATACAAAAaactttgtctgtaaatatgcgcTATCAAGAgctcctcaagtggcatagttttAACTTCACGTGGTTTAAATTCTGTTAAAAGATCTCTTATTAAGCACCTAGTCAACAGATTAATTGATAAGCCAAATACTCAGCCCTAGAGGGAATTATGAACAAAGTCACTGTTGGAGCtaaaccttcagcttctcaaggaaaactgaaaataaacttCATCTTTCACCACAACAACGAGCCAAATCATACTTCAGAAGCTTCACCAGAAGGCAGTTCAAGTTTAACCCTGACCTGAAACTAGCTAAATTCCCCCAGAGGTTTTTagcttgtttttatatttacttttacGTGTTATAGTACCTGTTGAAATAGAAAACTTTTAATATCTACTgtatgggaaagaaaaataaaactttatgtTGAGAGAACAATGATTCACGGTAGACAGTACATGCTGCAGACCAGGGATGAGGAAGCTGATGTATTGTAATAAACAATTCTGAGGCAGAATAAGCTTCAGAGGAGTAGCATGAAATGTTGGAAATGCATACGGTGCAATAAACACCACCATACGAGGTGCCTGCagatcattgtttgtttttagttttctgtgGGTAATTTCAGCGAAAGATGGGTTGTATCAATCCTGGTAATTTTCTGTGACAAAGGTATTTAGGATTTAATACTCTCAAAGAGGTACCGATCAAAAACCTAATTACTGCTCTACTGCATCTTGCATtgcaattactttttttgtGTGGCAGTAAGTTAAGCCTGCAACAAGTAATGAATCCTCTGTCTGTTTCCCAGCTTAAATTTGATGGAGGAGCCAGTGTGTCTGGGGATGTGCGAGCATATGCTGTGCAGGTAATGTAACCTCACGTTGTTCTGCTGTGATATGCTTATTACAGGCAGGCGTGCGTCGTGGCAGGAATTTTTATTTGCCAAACACAGGTGTAGCTAATAACGATAATGATTGCTCCTTTGCATTTAAGTGTGCGACTGCCAATATTGTGAAATTGTGCATGCTGGCTTACTGGCAGGGCAACCTGGCATGCTTCaactgtatttaaaacaaaccgTAATCTTTTCCTGctctaacacatgaaaatggccACAGTGGGAGTAGTCTTCCTTCTGCTTCAGGcgtgaaaaattatttaatttactttgatTAATCTTTGTCGAGGTGAAATGCTGCTTAGCACTGGAAGTGCGACGTGTACATTAAAGAAGAAATCTACTGTGCTTAGATCTAAGGTTTGTATAAACTACCaacctttcattttctttgtggCTGAATCTACTAAGAGGATGAGTCAATAGATGCACTGTATTTCTTtgtaatgaaatgtaaaaaggaCCCGAGTCTAAGAGAGGTTTATTGTTCAGGTCTTGTGCTGGCCCCCGGGCAGGAGATGGCTGCGCTGTGTGTCGCAGCCCTGCGTGGGTGAAGGACATCCAAATCAACAGGCAGCTTAGCAGCATCATACAGCTCTTCAGTGGCATGGAGTCCCTGCTTAATCCCAAAGAACAACCAGGTAAATTCATGCAGAGCCACGTGTTGgtttttgtctgtacaaacatattttttgcacattgcgataacaaacttcagtgtttaAGGGATTTTGTGTAATAGAAAAATATAAGGTAGTGCCTGAttcaagtggaaggaaaagtattCATGTTTTCAAAATACAATTAGAAAAGCATGGCATGAGGTGGACTGCAGAATATATTGAGTCACAGTCACCTTTGCAGTATCCGTgtttgtaatattgcagtcacAAAAGAATACAATGGCAATTTCTGGTTGGATATCATATTTAAAGAGTCATGACTATTGATCTGCATGCCGGTTATACATCCAGCTAGTTGCATGGTCTCCAGCTGCCCTTGATCCACATCATATGTCTTTTCGATGCCTGAGATGGTAAGCCTCACAGTATATAGTGAGAAAATTATATTGCtgcttaataaaagaaaataatctggATAAATTGGATTAATCATAATCTTTATTGCACTACTCAGAAATGGTATCATAattacatgttttcctttattgtgcAGCCCTGCTTTGCAGTTGCTTTGTACTGCAATGGCAGCTCAAGTTTTTTGGGGGATATGCCTCATAAATCCATGcttattcttcacaaaatagctTGCAAGACTCGCACAAGACTGGGCATATTTAATCagcatgctttgatctaaaacattccaTTGCAGCTGTGGCTTTATGTTGAGGGTTGTTTTACTGCTGGAAGGTAAGATTTGCCTTGTTTTAAGTACtttgcctctaacaggttttcttctgggtTTGCTCTGTATTTCGAGCCgtccatcttcacatcaactTTTACCAGCTTCTCTGTTGCTGCCaacttttcctttcactttaaatTGATGCACTAGTGTTGGTAGATcacataaattcccaataaaatactgtgATGTGTCTGGTTGTTTCattgatacttttgcaaggcagtgtaaaTATAGTCAAATATGTTCAAAAACTTAGTAGCCTACATTGTGTAAGTTTACAAAGATATCTATTACAGTGTGAGAAATTGATTTCtggtatatttgttttttttaatcttggtGCTTAGTAGAATGTTATTAAGTGATAGGCTCTCTGAAAGCAATTCACTTTGGAAATACGTAGCAAACAAGCTTCAAGGATGggattgttgttttgttgttaaatgtGTATcgtttatgctttttttttttttaacaaatcttaTTGCAGACTCCTCTGTTGCTGAGGTCAAATCACAGGCACAGGCTGCTGTCCTAAAACACAAGAAGAACTTTAAGATCTGGTTCAGTCCCCGCAGTCGAAAGGTGCGTTGTAAGGTAGAGAAGCCTTTAGAGGTCACCACTCCAGACAAAAAGTTCTCTGGAGAACAGCCTGCAGCTCACTCCAACATCACAACAGCTCAGTGCCAGGgcctttcagtgtttaatttcACTTCGTCCTCCCAAGACTCTTCATCTTCACAAAGTGAAAAtaatgcaaacaaaaaagaaaagaagaagcctAAGAAAGTTGCCGCAAGAAGGCAGGTTCAAGGACGCACTCGTACCACACGTAAACAAACCAAAgagaatatgaaaaagaaaaggctGGAGGCCATAAACCAGCAATGGGGAATTTCAGAGGAGCAAAATCCCTCATCTGGACTGGAGCTGGCCTGTGCTGACCGAGCAAGAAGGTCCAGTAAACGGGTTTCTTTCCTAAGCCCTGCTGTCACCACTCATGAGCCTCAGACTGAAGTATCGCAGGTGGATGAACTCTGTTTGACCGACAGCACAAAAAAAGAGGGTCTCTCAGGAGGGAAGATCGATGTCCTGAGTCACCAAAGCCAGCATGGTCAGAGCACATTCACTGCGATAGCGTCAACAAATGTCCCCATTTCAGATGACAATTccaataaagacaaaaacacatcTCCCCATGAGAATCCCTCCAAAAGAAACAAAGCAGAGGAGAGAAACTGCACCTTGGAAACCACACCAAAAAGACCCAGGGCTTCTCCGGGCCAAAGGAGAAAATCACCAGGTGGACTATCTTCACCTTTTGCTGAGCATTTAACTTTAGCAAGCCCGATGAGTGAAAAGAACAAGAAACACCCGAGACGAGATGAACAGCGTAGTCCCTCTATTATTGCACTTATATCTTCGGAAAGCCAAAACAAATCCTTGTGCAGTCCTCGATCATCTGTCGGCCGTTCAAGCCCTGGAAGCCCAGCAGTAATGAAGAGAAACCACAAGGGAGAGACCCCTCTGCATCTTGCTGCAATAAAGGTGAAGATTTATCACTAATTCCCCTAATTCTTAATTTTCACATTGCCAATGCTAACATTCAAGCAGCTTGGCCCAAGAAACTACATTTCAAGTTGATGTTGCACCTATTGTCACCTAAAGAGAGGAAAATGAAACTTAAGTTGAAGGTGCAAACttggcctttttatttttatttgtatttttatttaatacagataaaaaaaaaacaatcctttCCAAATTAGTACTCAGGAGATAAGCACATTCTGCTTTTCAGTAATCTTTATGAACATGGCTGTAATCCTTCCCAGCATTCTAGACACGGTAATCAATGGCTCTCTGTGGAGGCTGATTGACAAACTGGAGCTTTTGTTCTCAGGGATCAGGTGTTGGTTTTTTTCAGATAGGTTGACTTAGCTGGTTTATGATTCTCACCTCAGGATTATTGTTTACTTTACTTACCCTGCAGGGAGATGTAGATTCTGTCGAAGAACTGCTGGACCAGGGAGCGGACCCCAACCTGAAAGATAATGCTGGCTGGACGCCCCTGGTAAGTCGATATTCTGTGCATCGAAGTATCTCTATAGAGATAGAGGTAGAGAGATATAAAAATGAACATTAAGGCCAGGCTTTTTGCCAGCGAAAACATGGACAAAAAAGCAGGAATCAagaataatgttctttggatCAGTAAGTCTGAAACTGAATAATTTGGACAGCAGAATAGTGGAGATGTTTATTGTAAACCAAATACAGGAAAATAACCTCATACCAACTATGAAGCATGATGGTGgaggatgctttgctgcagcaggtgATGGGCTGGAGGTATCCTAATTTACTTCTCAccagaaaatgcatttattaattaaatttgactaaatgtatttctttcatttttgttatttaaatatgTATGGAAAAAATACAGGTGGGATGtcctattttttttctcatgactGTGTTTGCATAGAGAGCATTTATTAATAAAGTATGAAACGTGTCCcctttttctgtatttaacatttataataaataataaatgtttagcACAAGGAATTCTGTAATTTTTGCTCAGCACTATATGTCATCTAATCCTTTAAACCATTGTTGTTAAGAGGATATTAAGCtccaaccaaaaaaaaagcctgagtacagtttttttttattgagcaaCTTGTTTTGTAGAAGTCTGTGCGGTACAGCTAAAAATTAGTTCACTACAACTCAGATAAGCTGGTGAAGTACCAGTTTGTCACAGGTAAAATCAGAGCTTTGAATTCTCAGTGAGATGGTTACTGTAATTGCTGCAAATGTTTTAACCATAAAGGCTAACCTAAAAATGTGCTGCTCTGTGATTTTAACAATTCTGGCTCAATAGGAAAAGTTGCCGTCGTTTATTCCCCCAgttatcatgttttttttgtgtcagtgtgTGCCTCTGAATTTATTACATCCCTTAATGTGACTGCTAGCTCCACTCAAACTTCTTCAATTTAAGCTCTGACAGTTTGCAGCGGATGTTTTGAAAAGCTTACAATAAGCTTTaagcttgaaatattatttgactgCTTGTATATTTCCTGGGAGTTTTCTGAGTCGAGATGCTGCAGCCCTCTAGAGCTCCCCGATGTGTCTTCTCCACTTCTGTAGTTTCAGCACCACTTTTCTAACTCTGTTTTATTAGTCTTTTAAGATAATAGAAGTGTCTGCTTTTCTGGGATTGTTCAGCCTTaagcaaacaaaatgaaacagattTTAATGTGCACTTTACAAATCCAGTTTAATTCCTGTgagcaaaacaaacatttgttttgctcACAGATGACCAGcgctaaaaacaaaatgatgcaTATTTACAGGAGAACGGTTGGGTGGTGAGAAATTATGAGAGGCAAGTTTCATTTTGCAGTTAAatgattataaaacaatgcatttcTTCTCAATGTTTCACCtactctgtttttccttttgtaatttcatatttaatagaaataatttacattttagctGAACTGCAACACCAGAAAACAatccaaaatacattttcattagagctgcacaataaatACAATCCCAAATGTCATTGTAATATCGCAGTGGAGAACATCTGCTTGGatacaatattatttttaatatttagcaTGTGAATAATATATTTGGGGACTTAGACGGACTCTCGTTGTCCTTTATTCCCACACCTGATCCACATCCTTCTTATCAACATCCTGAAGCTCAGTGAGAGGAGTTGAAGGCTTGTgatggtaaaaaataaggaaagcATTGAGGGACATCTTTGTgaatcacatttaaaaaatcaaCCCTTATATTGAAAAATCATGTCccagtgtcatgttttcctaataggGATGAAAACGGATAATGAACTTCTGATTAATTGccgaatgttgtttttttaagtaactTTATAggttcctgttttttttaaatattttataaatatgtctAAGTTTAACTCTTGTGTggtgttcatattgtttttactcagcCAATGTTTCTGGGTCTGGTGGACCCGTTgcatttgtgatttttaatgccTCACAATCAAACACTTAATTTAAATCATGATATGagtggaaacaaatttacaattaatttacattaattgtatcatttttccttcagtaaataatgaaaatgggtCCAACAGAGCCGAACACCACACAAGGGTTAATGTATGAGAAAACCAGATACAGAGGGCACAATAAAttgttaaataacaaaaataaacgatgtgcttctttttttaaattcagcttATTGTTTCAAATGAAACCCTTCACGTTATAGAAAGACCATTATTGATACAACAGAAAACTCAGGTTTTTAAGAAAATGGCTGTTTATCAATTAATCATTAGTTAATCGATTAGATCAGTCAACTTTAGATTAACTCATTAATCGATAACTTgcatcccttttttttttttctaagattgggccaaacaatttttttgtacAGTTCTCGTGGCATAAAATTTGattgatttaattttattacagtttactgcaaatttgcatattgtgcaGTCTTTGTGCACATGCATTTAGAAAACTATACCCTCAACCTGGGATATATCCTCagtcaaattaaatttaaacttaTTATTAGTCCCAAGTCCCATCTGtgtttgtttcagaaaataAGTATtgttataataattataattaagtCACTGAAAACATAAAGCAGTGAAAATAATTGGTGTTGTTTTTAGAATTGGTTTATTAGGCCAAAACAAAGTGTAGTATAGTAAAGTGTTGTTGAGGCATTTATTTTTCAGGAGGAAGTAAACATTTGTTTCCAAATGCACATACAGCCTTTTTGGATATATATTTTTCCCCATAAACAGCAaaatggagggaaaaaaaagatcaaacaaATTTCAGTGCAGACTTTAATAGGGCCTTTTTGGAAATAACAGTGGGGAAAAATGAGCATGAGTTGCACAGAATGACTGTTGTGCCTTTTTGTGCCTCTTGTTTCAGCATGAGGCATGTAATCTGGGCCACCTGGCAGCTGTGAAGGTTTTGGTCTCAAGAGGTGCCCTGTTGAACACACCTGGCTATGAAAATGATTCTCCACTCCATGATGCTGTGAGGAATGGACATGCAGCCATTGttaagctgctgctgcagcttggTGCCTCGCAGAATGTTCTGTAAGTTGCTTCAGACGTGTATTTCGTGCTGAAGGTTGAAGTTTACAACTCCGGATGGTTTTGTTAAGTGGGTTACATTTTCAGGGGTGTTGGAGGAGCGTGAATAACTAAGCTAATGACTAGTAAATTATagtattttaaaccaaactGTTACCTTGAAAGTGCCCAATGGGTTGTTTCACAGAGGAAGTCCTTAATTgaagtcattttatttatttattttaatgtatgaTTAGTAAAGCACTTTTTCTGTTCAAGCCGCAAGTGAGACAGACTGCACCAAACTAAATCACATGAAACCAAGCAAAGCTTCCATTTTAGGAATATGTATGTAGAATATTTGATTGGTGTGTCTTGACTGGGCACATAAACTCTAGGTTGGGTACCAGtatcaaggttttaaaaagttacagtttcaaatccgttaaaatgttatattatgCCAGCGCAAGGTAATTTTTAGCAAGAATTTTAAAGAGATACCAGAGAAAGTGCTGGAGTAAACTGTATTTTCTCAAGCTCAATAGACATAGAGTAAAGCAGAGTCCCTGATGTACCTACCTTTTGCCATGCACTGCTGGTTAGCTGACTTAAAGAAGTCTATTAAAAATTCTGTTGcttataaaaagacaaaatcttTAGTAAGACACCTAATAGGCACATTTTCCTCTGCTTCCTACATAAATAATGTCCTTTTCCCAGTCACTCTGTAAAGCATACTGACCCATGTGTGGTTAAGAACAGGGTGTACGTAGGTGGACAGATGCAAGGCTGATGCTTATTATCACTCTGCTGATGCTGTATTAACACATATTTCTTATGGAAGCAATGTAGATGGGGCGAACATTGTTGATAATGAGGCAGGGGACATTAGGTAATCATTATAATGACTAGACTGCTTGATCAGGGTCACTTTCCTTCTTTAGTAATTACCAATCATCTTTTTCTACATCGTTTGCTGCACTGTTTGTCTTATTGCTTCTCCTTACTGCATGGTCACAcatttctctctcctctgtAACCTCCTACTTAACTGCAGTGCAACAGAGGCACTGACGCAGACAGCCTTTCAGGTCACTGCCCAGTGAATGTATTCATCATCCAAACTTCTTCCTTGCTTAGTACATCCACACGAGCCAAGCGAAGACATCTGCCAGTTCAATTCCTAATGGAATGactggcaaaacactctggatTTGGAAGCAGGTTTTGCAGGTTTCTATTGTTGCTTGTGTGCATATGATAGGTCTTTTTATTGTATTCTTCCATTGCTATCCTGAATTATTGCTGTGTAGCATTTGTTAAGCCACTTTAAACTGTTGGTGTAAATATTCAGTATTATACAAAGTCTTTTAGCCTATCTGAGTTCAGTCTGAAGGATGAATGATCTTCATCACAAGTTTAAAGAGGTGAGGAGATTCTGTATTtctcaaattaaaaaaagatttggtATCGCTAAAAGAATGAAACTCATGTTGAGGGTTATAAAGAATTAAAAATAGGAACTGATAAGTAATTTACTCACAGTATTCTCACTTTGGATTCCTAACAAGATGGTGTGaagaaaaaaccaaaaagcatacaatgcaaacaaaaatattcatcGCAACTGAATCTGCCAAGTTAATCTGACTTGGCTCTGTCTTGGCTAGGAAAGACTTCTTGTTACTATCTTCTTTCAACTATCCTTGTAAATAAAATCTCCTGCCAGGAGTTTTTTTGCATTGTCAGGATTTCAAGCATGTAACCATTCTACTGAATCAAAAGCAAGTTCACATTCAGAGCCCAACTCACAAGTCACTACTTCAGCTTGATTAATTATGGATTACTTAAAGactttttaatttctaaattagTAAAAGAACATCATTCAAACAAGAGatactttaaaatattaacagTAATTCAAATAAGACTCTGAGCATAAGACTTCAGGGTCATACAAAGACACCACCTTCATGGGATAAGAGGTTGTTATCACTAAACTAAAAGGTCTTTTTGGGGACTATGAAGGAAAGCATTTGTTTTTGGGTGAAATGTCTTatttgtctgtgtttactacagcaaccagaaacatttatttttcttggatTAATGCAAGGTGAAAAATAGTCTTAATTTGAAATCTGAATGTCTTTTATACAACTAGACAGCTACATGATATGCAAAGCAAGGCTTCCTGTCCTGTAAGCATAAATATCAAACAGTGGCCTGAAGCGGCCTGAAATTTGGACATTGCTAAACATGCAATAAGCAATTTGCTGTCACTGGTTATTGCCAAGTCATTGAAGTGTACAATTAATTGATAAGTAAGGAAATAAGTAATTCAGCATGTTTGAATTGACAGCTGGCTGAAAAAGCAGGACTAAATGCTGAATCCATATATCAAATGAAAGGCTTGAATCTA contains the following coding sequences:
- the bard1 gene encoding BRCA1-associated RING domain protein 1 isoform X2; translation: MESLLNPKEQPDSSVAEVKSQAQAAVLKHKKNFKIWFSPRSRKVRCKVEKPLEVTTPDKKFSGEQPAAHSNITTAQCQGLSVFNFTSSSQDSSSSQSENNANKKEKKKPKKVAARRQVQGRTRTTRKQTKENMKKKRLEAINQQWGISEEQNPSSGLELACADRARRSSKRVSFLSPAVTTHEPQTEVSQVDELCLTDSTKKEGLSGGKIDVLSHQSQHGQSTFTAIASTNVPISDDNSNKDKNTSPHENPSKRNKAEERNCTLETTPKRPRASPGQRRKSPGGLSSPFAEHLTLASPMSEKNKKHPRRDEQRSPSIIALISSESQNKSLCSPRSSVGRSSPGSPAVMKRNHKGETPLHLAAIKGDVDSVEELLDQGADPNLKDNAGWTPLHEACNLGHLAAVKVLVSRGALLNTPGYENDSPLHDAVRNGHAAIVKLLLQLGASQNVLNLHGKRPADYAVNQEMLEIFQETAEGTQNANSHTSHSPSATISVSSESVRRDQTLLLLASKLSPPERHQLARLGVLLGGRIADAFSGSVSHVVVPEGQMPTTYSTLLGLLAGCWVVKYSWVEACLQAGKWLTEAEHEAGKGPQRSRINRCNLLPPLFDGCFFFLLGSFKGPTKDELARLLREGGGQLLSRQPKPDSDVTQTLNAAAYHAEPGSDQALCTQYIIYDPQGTYKPAVVRRGKVWSAPSTWIINCIGAFSLLPVPQH
- the bard1 gene encoding BRCA1-associated RING domain protein 1 isoform X1 yields the protein MDNSTSLQGDDWKKTREAVANFRRLLLCSKCLNLMEEPVCLGMCEHMLCRSCAGPRAGDGCAVCRSPAWVKDIQINRQLSSIIQLFSGMESLLNPKEQPDSSVAEVKSQAQAAVLKHKKNFKIWFSPRSRKVRCKVEKPLEVTTPDKKFSGEQPAAHSNITTAQCQGLSVFNFTSSSQDSSSSQSENNANKKEKKKPKKVAARRQVQGRTRTTRKQTKENMKKKRLEAINQQWGISEEQNPSSGLELACADRARRSSKRVSFLSPAVTTHEPQTEVSQVDELCLTDSTKKEGLSGGKIDVLSHQSQHGQSTFTAIASTNVPISDDNSNKDKNTSPHENPSKRNKAEERNCTLETTPKRPRASPGQRRKSPGGLSSPFAEHLTLASPMSEKNKKHPRRDEQRSPSIIALISSESQNKSLCSPRSSVGRSSPGSPAVMKRNHKGETPLHLAAIKGDVDSVEELLDQGADPNLKDNAGWTPLHEACNLGHLAAVKVLVSRGALLNTPGYENDSPLHDAVRNGHAAIVKLLLQLGASQNVLNLHGKRPADYAVNQEMLEIFQETAEGTQNANSHTSHSPSATISVSSESVRRDQTLLLLASKLSPPERHQLARLGVLLGGRIADAFSGSVSHVVVPEGQMPTTYSTLLGLLAGCWVVKYSWVEACLQAGKWLTEAEHEAGKGPQRSRINRCNLLPPLFDGCFFFLLGSFKGPTKDELARLLREGGGQLLSRQPKPDSDVTQTLNAAAYHAEPGSDQALCTQYIIYDPQGTYKPAVVRRGKVWSAPSTWIINCIGAFSLLPVPQH